The following proteins are encoded in a genomic region of Oryzias latipes chromosome 17, ASM223467v1:
- the LOC101160102 gene encoding protein FAM110B-like: MPTETLAPNLPDSKATGPATPLSATVPLRILNKGPDYFRRQVDPNPKRLSAVERLEADKAKYVKSQEVINAKQEPIKPPILAKPAGHAFLLKRGSGTVGGGNGGGTPFKASNNNAKSDSCATSSGGTKRENLNLEILKNLLNSSSSSGAGSEGLASGSKSAVLMRSSGGITRSWTPSGMPLTYRSTMTLNEPPPDSAPSPSTSHSLRSFPHSLKVPLTNSWGRCSPQLGGNLNLSRRVQDERGYEGIVVERSRSPLPPLLSSHSSSDLLRLCNGKPLRTARSSSSSAPPLPPKPNPASLPPPALSLSLPPRRSALSLAPCDNSTPQSLPCHLGDPPDASGDANMELEQGPNVALRSSLHRSKSDLSDRYARAGADVERFFNYCGLDPEELEVVGLENFARANSDIVSLNFRSASMISSDCDQSRRSSNDGVSEGDEAEDEEEEAGERVPYGISAVERNARVIKWLYSIKQARETQKVSHV, from the exons ATGCCGACAGAGACACTGGCTCCAAACCTGCCAGATAGCAAGGCCACTGGCCCTGCCACACCCTTAAGCGCCACCGTCCCCCTCCGCATCCTGAACAAGGGCCCTGACTACTTTAGGAGACAG GTTGACCCTAATCCAAAGCGCCTCAGTGCTGTTGAGAGGCTAGAAGCTGATAAGGCCAAGTATGTCAAGAGCCAGGAAGTGATCAATGCCAAGCAAGAGCCCATCAAACCACCCATCCTGGCCAAGCCTGCTGGCCACGCCTTTTTGCTGAAGAGAGGCTCTGGGACTGTTGGGGGTGGAAATGGAGGAGGGACACCTTTCAAAGCTTCCAATAACAATGCAAAGTCAGACTCCTGTGCAACAAGCAGCGGCGGCACCAAAAGGGAAAATCTAAATCTGGAGATCTTAAAGAACCTGCTGAACTCCTCGTCGTCTTCAGGAGCCGGATCCGAAGGGCTGGCGAGTGGATCGAAGAGCGCTGTACTGATGAGGTCATCAGGTGGAATAACCAGGAGTTGGACACCGTCTGG GATGCCGTTAACCTACCGATCAACAATGACCCTCAACGAGCCCCCGCCAGACTCAGCCCCCAGCCCCAGCACCTCGCACTCCCTCAGGTCCTTCCCCCACTCTCTGAAGGTCCCCCTGACCAACAGTTGGGGGCGCTGCAGCCCACAGCTTGGAGGAAATCTCAACCTCAGTAGAAGAGTCCAGGACGAGAGGGGATACGAAGGCATAGTTGTTGAACGTTCTCGTTCTCCGTTGCCGCCTCTGCTCTCCTCCCACTCGTCTTCCGACCTTCTTCGACTCTGCAACGGAAAACCGCTCCGCACAGCCCGATCCAGCAGCTCCTCGGCTCCTCCCCTTCCTCCCAAACCCAATCCTGCTTCTCTCCCTCCACCTGCGCTGTCCTTGTCGCTGCCACCTCGCCGGTCAGCATTGTCCCTAGCCCCCTGTGACAACAGCACCCCCCAATCATTGCCCTGTCATCTCGGAGACCCTCCCGATGCCTCTGGTGATGCAAACATGGAACTTGAGCAAGGGCCAAACGTGGCGCTCCGCTCCTCACTGCACAGATCGAAGTCCGACTTATCAGATCGCTACGCCCGGGCCGGGGCTGACGTGGAACGCTTTTTTAACTACTGTGGCCTCGACCCCGAGGAGTTGGAGGTGGTCGGTCTGGAGAACTTTGCACGAGCCAACTCAGACATCGTCAGCCTGAACTTTCGATCCGCTTCCATGATTTCATCTGACTGTGACCAATCACGGCGGTCCTCCAACGACGGAGTATCAGAGGGAGATGAGGCTGAGGACGAGGAAGAGGAAGCTGGCGAGCGCGTACCTTATGGCATCTCAGCTGTCGAGCGGAATGCAAGAGTCATTAAATGGCTGTACAGCATCAAACAAGCCCGAGAGACTCAGAAAGTCTCACACGTTTGA